A region of Odocoileus virginianus isolate 20LAN1187 ecotype Illinois chromosome 11, Ovbor_1.2, whole genome shotgun sequence DNA encodes the following proteins:
- the GPR25 gene encoding LOW QUALITY PROTEIN: probable G-protein coupled receptor 25 (The sequence of the model RefSeq protein was modified relative to this genomic sequence to represent the inferred CDS: deleted 1 base in 1 codon), translated as MRPTEPWSPSAGTAPWDYYSGSGAPGELEPGELCAARDLPYSHAYIPVLYLAAFAVGLPGNAFVLWLLSGTRGPRRLVDTFVQHLAAADLGFVLTLPLWAAAAAQGGRWPFGEGLCKLSSFALAGTRCAGALLLAGLSVDRYLAVGRPLAARSQRSRRCALAACAGVWAAALAAGLPSLAFRRLRPLPSGARGSQCGEEPSDAFQGLSLLLLLLTLVLPLVVTVVCYCRVSRRLRGPPHLGRARSRSLRIILAVEGAFVGSWLPFCALRAVFHLASLGALPLPCRLLLALRWGLTVATCLAFVNSCANPLIYLLLDRSFRAQLRQRGACGLADRPARGSSSASSLSGDDGSPFRSPARAGGRAQTASAPSAVRP; from the exons ATGCGCCCCACGGAGCCCTGGAGCCCCAGCGCGGGGACGGCGCCCTGGGACTACTACTCGGGGTCGGGCGCGCCGGGCGAGCTGGAGCCGGGGGAACTGTGCGCTGCGCGGGACCTGCCCTACAGCCACGCCTACATCCCCGTGCTCTACCTGGCGGCCTTCGCCGTGGGCCTGCCGGGCAACGCCTTTGTGCTGTGGCTGCTGTCCGGGACGCGAGGCCCGCGGCGGCTCGTGGACACCTTCGTGCAGCACCTGGCGGCCGCCGACCTGGGTTTCGTGCTCACGCTGCCGCTGTGGGCTGCGGCGGCCGCACAGGGCGGCCGCTGGCCCTTCGGCGAGGGCCTGTGCAAGCTCAGCAGCTTCGCGCTAGCTGGCACGCGCTGCGCGGGCGCCCTGCTACTGGCCGGCCTCAGCGTGGACCGCTACCTGGCCGTGGGCCGCCCGCTGGCCGCGCGCTCCCAGCGCTCCCGGCGCTGCGCGCTAGCCGCCTGCGCCGGCGTGTGGGCCGCGGCGCTGGCCGCCGGCCTGCCCTCGCTGGCCTTCCGCCGCCTGCGGCCGCTGCCCAGC GGGGCCCGCGGCAGCCAGTGCGGGGAGGAGCCATCGGACGCCTTCCAGGGCctgagcctgctgctgctgctgctcacccTGGTGCTGCCCCTGGTCGTCACCGTCGTCTGCTACTGCCGCGTGTCGCGCCGCCTGCGCGGGCCGCCGCACCTGGGCCGCGCCCGGAGCCGCTCGCTGCGCATCATCTTGGCCGTCGAGGGCGCCTTCGTGGGCTCCTGGCTGCCCTTCTGCGCCCTGCGCGCCGTCTTCCACCTGGCGAGCCTGGGCGCGCTGCCGCTGCCCTGCCGCCTGCTGCTGGCGCTGCGCTGGGGCCTCACCGTCGCCACCTGCCTGGCCTTCGTCAACAGTTGCGCCAACCCGCTCATCTACCTGCTGCTCGACCGCTCGTTCCGCGCACAGCTGCGGCAGCGCGGAGCCTGCGGGCTCGCCGACCGCCCAGCGCGCGGGAGCAGCTCGGCGTCCTCGCTCTCCGGCGACGACGGCTCCCCGTTCCGGAGCCCGGCCCGCGCGGGCGGCCGAGCCCAGACGGCGAGCGCCCCCTCGGCTGTCCGCCCATAG